The Antarcticibacterium sp. 1MA-6-2 genome has a window encoding:
- a CDS encoding DUF4175 family protein, whose product MEEFNYIKKQLEEFIRRYYLNELLKGSILFFSIWLLYFLLILFIEHFFWLSPPNRSILFWLFIAVSAALLFRFILIPLARLFKLSKGIDEIEASRIIGKHFPEVNDKLLNVLQLKNNAQQSDLLMAGIAQKSKELKPVPFKLAVNFNSSLRYLKYAAFPILIVLAIFITGNQNVFSDSYERVVHYKTAYEPPAPFSFHLEAENLKVEEGSSFPLRVNTTGSIAPETVAIHFNDESYFLRNTGPATYEYVFQGIKEDIQFYLSANGVTSRSYVVEVVEVPKILDFQMSLNYPRYLNKPSEAIKGTGNITVPEGTEVSWNLQTKATGEVLFSTRDTIRQFENKAESFNFSTILYFDVDYQITTSNSEVEKYESLRYSVAVIKDQFPEINVQHKRDSIDGEELYFFGKVSDDHGISKLNLVYYNTEEGEEASEKVSIPVNREVFNEFFQTFPGNVKLEKGTNYNMYFEVFDNDGVHGAKRSESELFSYREKSDNEVQEENLQKQGESIRNLSESLEKTKLSEKELEELSRLQKEKEQLNFNDRKKMENFLERQKQQTEMMKNYSEKLKKSLQSESPQKENEFKKELEQRLARKEERLEENENLLEELQKYADKLSREELTEKLEKLAKQNTNEQKSLEQILELMKRYYVQEKTFKIANDLLELGEKQEAISEKDSANTPTKQEEITKEFEDTKEELDELEKENEGLKKPMKLGREEEDESEISDKQKEAYEKLEQNDKSGAKQKQKEAGQKMKEMGQKMKAQQAMGQGEQLEANMESLRQILDNLMVFSFEQEELLLTFRGLRPNAPTYANELKKQQVLKEHFRHVDDSLFALAVNNPMISEKITSKLTDIEFDIDKSLERLAQNEIPQGTASQQYVMTGTNDLALMLSEVFDNMQQMMNASSSPGEGPGQGGKGGKQLKDIIMSQDELNEMMKEGLGQTTGEKPGEQGEGGEGEKGQEKGSSGQEKGTGGEGENEERQQEEMSGKLFEIFKQQQLLKQQLQNKLREAGEEPQNSGLLREMEQVEREILENGFNQRTLDRMNRISHRMLELENASFEQEEEERRTAKTNLQEFQNNAQDQNLKAKEYFNSTEILNRQTLPLRQIYKAKVKQYFEAFEN is encoded by the coding sequence ATGGAAGAATTTAATTACATAAAAAAGCAGCTTGAAGAATTTATCAGGAGATATTATCTTAATGAATTACTTAAGGGAAGTATCCTGTTCTTCTCCATCTGGCTGCTGTATTTTCTTCTGATATTATTTATTGAACATTTCTTCTGGCTTTCCCCGCCCAACCGAAGTATACTTTTCTGGTTGTTTATAGCAGTTTCGGCCGCACTGTTATTTCGGTTTATTCTTATTCCCCTGGCCCGGCTCTTTAAACTATCAAAAGGAATTGATGAAATAGAAGCTTCCAGGATTATTGGAAAACACTTTCCAGAGGTGAATGATAAACTGCTGAATGTCCTGCAGCTAAAAAATAACGCACAACAGTCTGATCTTTTAATGGCAGGTATTGCGCAAAAGTCAAAGGAATTAAAACCTGTACCTTTCAAGCTTGCTGTCAATTTTAATAGCAGTCTCAGGTACTTAAAATATGCAGCTTTTCCAATCCTAATTGTACTGGCTATTTTCATAACCGGAAATCAAAATGTTTTTTCGGATAGTTATGAGAGGGTCGTACATTACAAAACCGCTTATGAACCTCCTGCACCTTTTTCGTTTCACCTTGAAGCTGAAAATTTAAAGGTAGAAGAGGGAAGCTCCTTTCCGCTTCGTGTAAACACCACGGGTTCTATTGCACCAGAGACGGTTGCAATACATTTTAATGATGAGAGCTATTTTCTGCGAAACACAGGTCCTGCCACTTATGAGTATGTTTTTCAGGGGATTAAGGAGGATATTCAGTTTTATTTAAGTGCCAATGGGGTGACTTCCAGGAGTTATGTTGTTGAGGTGGTCGAAGTGCCAAAAATCTTAGACTTTCAAATGTCTCTTAATTATCCGCGTTACCTTAACAAGCCTTCAGAAGCAATTAAAGGTACTGGAAATATTACTGTGCCCGAAGGAACTGAAGTCTCCTGGAACTTGCAGACAAAAGCTACAGGGGAGGTGCTATTTTCAACAAGAGACACTATAAGACAGTTTGAAAATAAGGCTGAATCTTTCAATTTTTCGACAATTCTTTATTTTGATGTGGACTACCAAATCACTACTTCCAACTCCGAAGTAGAGAAGTATGAATCGCTGCGTTATTCTGTTGCTGTGATAAAAGATCAATTTCCGGAAATTAATGTTCAGCATAAGAGAGACAGTATAGACGGGGAGGAGTTGTATTTCTTCGGAAAAGTTTCTGATGATCACGGAATCTCTAAACTTAACCTGGTTTACTACAACACCGAAGAAGGCGAGGAAGCTTCTGAAAAAGTTTCCATTCCTGTGAACAGGGAAGTATTCAATGAATTCTTTCAAACGTTTCCCGGGAATGTGAAGCTGGAAAAAGGAACAAATTACAACATGTATTTTGAGGTATTTGATAATGATGGAGTACATGGGGCAAAAAGAAGTGAGAGTGAACTATTCAGTTACAGGGAAAAATCTGATAATGAAGTTCAGGAAGAAAACCTTCAGAAACAGGGGGAGTCTATAAGAAATCTTTCTGAAAGCCTGGAGAAGACAAAACTTTCAGAAAAGGAACTGGAAGAATTATCACGTCTTCAAAAGGAGAAGGAGCAATTAAATTTCAATGACAGAAAGAAGATGGAAAATTTCCTCGAGAGGCAAAAACAGCAAACAGAAATGATGAAAAATTATTCTGAAAAGCTGAAGAAAAGCCTACAGAGTGAAAGTCCACAGAAGGAGAATGAATTCAAGAAAGAGCTGGAACAGAGGTTAGCTAGAAAAGAGGAACGCCTGGAAGAGAATGAAAACCTTTTGGAGGAACTTCAGAAATATGCAGATAAATTAAGCCGGGAAGAATTAACTGAAAAGCTGGAAAAACTTGCCAAGCAGAACACAAATGAACAAAAGAGCCTGGAGCAAATTTTAGAGTTGATGAAGCGTTATTATGTGCAGGAGAAAACCTTTAAAATAGCAAATGATCTTTTAGAGTTGGGTGAAAAGCAGGAGGCGATATCAGAAAAGGATTCGGCTAATACTCCCACGAAGCAGGAAGAAATTACAAAGGAATTTGAAGACACTAAGGAAGAATTAGATGAACTCGAAAAGGAAAATGAGGGATTAAAGAAACCTATGAAACTTGGAAGGGAAGAGGAAGATGAATCAGAAATTTCTGACAAACAAAAAGAAGCTTATGAGAAATTAGAACAGAATGATAAATCGGGGGCTAAACAGAAACAAAAGGAGGCCGGACAGAAAATGAAGGAAATGGGCCAGAAGATGAAAGCCCAGCAAGCAATGGGTCAGGGAGAACAACTTGAGGCAAACATGGAAAGTCTTCGGCAAATTTTGGATAACCTCATGGTTTTTTCTTTTGAACAGGAAGAGCTTTTACTCACGTTTAGAGGTCTCAGGCCTAATGCGCCTACTTATGCAAATGAACTTAAGAAACAACAGGTATTAAAAGAACATTTTCGGCACGTAGACGACAGTTTATTCGCACTTGCGGTTAACAACCCGATGATCTCGGAAAAGATAACCTCTAAGTTGACGGACATCGAATTTGATATTGATAAATCCCTGGAAAGGCTTGCTCAAAATGAAATACCGCAAGGTACCGCGAGCCAACAATATGTCATGACCGGGACCAATGATCTTGCACTTATGTTAAGTGAGGTTTTTGACAATATGCAGCAAATGATGAATGCCAGTAGTTCGCCCGGTGAAGGACCGGGTCAGGGAGGCAAGGGTGGCAAACAGTTAAAGGATATCATTATGTCCCAGGATGAGCTTAATGAAATGATGAAAGAAGGTTTAGGTCAAACTACAGGGGAGAAACCCGGTGAGCAAGGGGAAGGCGGAGAAGGAGAGAAAGGTCAGGAGAAGGGTTCTTCAGGTCAGGAAAAGGGAACAGGCGGAGAAGGTGAAAATGAAGAAAGGCAACAGGAGGAAATGAGCGGAAAACTTTTTGAGATCTTTAAACAACAACAGCTATTAAAACAGCAACTCCAAAACAAGCTTCGTGAAGCCGGAGAGGAGCCGCAGAATTCAGGATTACTTAGAGAAATGGAACAGGTGGAAAGGGAGATACTTGAAAATGGTTTTAACCAGAGAACTCTTGATAGAATGAACAGAATCTCACACAGGATGCTGGAGCTGGAGAATGCTTCTTTTGAGCAGGAAGAGGAAGAGCGAAGAACGGCTAAAACCAACCTACAGGAGTTTCAAAATAATGCTCAGGATCAAAATCTTAAGGCTAAAGAATATTTCAATTCAACCGAAATTTTAAACAGACAAACCTTACCTTTGCGGCAAATTTATAAAGCTAAAGTAAAGCAATATTTTGAAGCCTTCGAAAATTAA